Within Actinosynnema pretiosum, the genomic segment GCGCGGCCCCCCCGCCGCCGACACGTCCCACAGCCGCACCACGCCGCTCACCCCGCCCAGCGCGACGGTGCGGTGGTCGGGGGCGAGCGCGACCACGGACACGTCCTCCCCGTCGGACAGCTGCGCGGTCTGCCTCGGCGCGGTCGGGTCGCCGACGTCCCACAGCCGCACCCGGCTCTGGTTGTCGGTGGTCGCCAGCACCCGGCTGTCCTGGCTGAACGCGAGCGCGGTGACCCAGCGCGGGTGGTCGGGCAGCACGCCGATCAGGCGGGGCGCGGCGGGGTCGGCGGCGTCCCACAGCTCGACGGCCATCGCCTCCCGCACCAGCGCCAGCAGCTTCCCGCTCGGCGCGTAGGACAGCTGCGTGACCTGCCCGTCGAAGGTGTGCGCGGGGACCGGTTCGCGGGCGTCGGTGGCGTCCCACAGCCGGGCGCCGGGGCTCTCCAGCGTGGTCGCGAACGCCTGCGCGGCGGAGGTCACGGCGAACGAGGTGACCGCGTCGACCGGGGTGGTGAGCGTGCCGATGCGCGGGTAGAGGCGGTCGTCGACCGGTTCGCCGACGCGGGCGCTGGGCAGCGGGCGGCCGTCCGGGGACAGCGCGGGCGAGGTGCGCACGGACCGGCTGACCGTGCTGCCGGACTTGCCCGCGTGCGCGCCGAGCACCGCGTCGCGCAGGTCGTCGGTGCCGCTGAGCCGGTAGGCGGCGATCACCAGCTGGTCGGCGATCAGCGGGTCGCTCTCGCGCTTGCCCAGCGACTCGTTGGCGGCGAACCGGGCCAGCGCGATGTTGCGCTGCTCGGTCGCGGTCTCCTGCGCCCGGATGGTCTGCACCATCGCGCCGCCCGCGAGCAGCAGCAGCACCGCCAGCAGCGCCACGAGCTGGCGGAGCCTGCGGGTCTGCCGGTGGGCGAGGCGGCGCTCGCGGTCGCGGGCCTGGGAGCTGGCGGCCAGGAACTCGCGCTCGCGCGCCGACGTGCGGGCGCGGGGGCGGCGGGTCCACTCCAGCGCGGTGTCCAGGCGGGTGCCCCGGTAGAGGGCGTCGGGGTCGCGGTGCAGGGAGACCCACGTCGCGGCGGCCTCGGTGAGCTGGCGCAGGGTGCGCAGGCCCTCGCGGTCCTCGGCGAGCCAGCCGCGCAGGCGGGGCCAGGAGCGGATCAGCGCCTCGTGGGCGATCTCCACGCGGTCGCGGTCGAGGGTGAGCAGGCGGGCGTGGGCGAGCCGGTCGAGGACCACGTCGACGTCCACGTCGTCGTCCAGCTCGGCGCGCGGCAGGCTGCGCTTTGTGTCCTCGGTGCCGTCGCCGAGCGCGGTCAGGCGCAGGAACACCTGGCGGGCCAGCTCGCGCTGCTGGCGTTCGAGGGAGGTGTAGGTGCGCTCGGCGGTCTGCGCGATGGCGTACTGCACGCCGCCCGCCGCCTCGTACCCGGCGAGGGTGAGCGTCGCGCCCCTGCGGCGGCGCCAGGTCTCCAGGAGGGCGTGCGAGAGCAGCGGGAGCACGCCGGGCTGGCCGGTGGCGTCGGCGACGAGGCGGGAGACCAGGGCGGTCTCGACGGTGCAGGAGGCCTTCACGGCCGGTTGCATGATCGCCTGGCGGAGCTCCTCGGTGCCCATGGGGCCGATGAGGAGCTGGTTGTCCTCCAGCGCGGCGACCAGGTCGGGGTGCTGGGCGCAGTGGCCGTAGAAGTCGGCGCGGACGCTGATCACCACGGGTTGCGGGGCGTCGAGCAGCTCGGCGATGAACGCGGCGCGGCGGGAGTGGTCCGAGCAGAGCGTGAAGACCTCCTCGAACTGGTCGATGATCACCAGGTCGGCGGGGGTCTCGGGGAGGGCGAGGTCGGCGGCGGACGGGGTGGTGAGCAGCGTGGTCCCGGCGAAGCGGGCGACCAGGCCGGCTTGCAGCAGCGAGGACTTGCCCGCGCCGGAGGCCCCGAACACGGCGGTGAACCGGGCGGAGCCGACCCTGGCGAGGAGGTCCTCGAGGAGCTGGTCGCGGCCGAAGAACCACTCGGAGTCGCGCGGCTGGAACGCGGCGAGCCCGGCGTACGGCGGGTGCTGCTCGACCGGCGGCGGGGCCTCGGGCGCGACGGCGGCGGCGACCTCGTGCCACCGGTCCTCCCAGGCGGCCACGTCGCCCTCGCAGGCCCGCACGTAGGCGAGCGTGACGGCGAGGCTCGGCAGCTTCCGACCGCCCGCGGCGTCGGAGAGGGTGGTGGCGGAGTAGTGCGCCTTGGCCCCGAGCTGCCGGTAGCTGTGCCCGCCCGCGCGGTCGCGCAGCGAGCGCAGGTCGGCGGCGAACTTGAGCAGCGGGGTGTCACCGACGTCCAGGGGACGCTCTCCACGCGGCACAGCCGTCCACCCCCTCGTGAGGTCGATTGTCTGTGTCTGGTGACGCGGAGTCCAGGTCTGACGGGTGGTCCGGGAACCATACCCACTGGTCGGGTGGTGGGAGAACCTGTTCTGCGGTAAGGGATTTCAGTTGCGACGACTGCCCGTGATCATGCCAGTGCTGTTCGGGGGATGGGGGTGCGGACCGGGTTCCCCCATACGCCGCAACGGATCGGGGCTGGGCGGGGTAGGGGGTGGGCGAGTCGGCCCTCGCGCTTGCGGCCGGAACGGGGGTGGGGGTGTGGGGGAGCGGAATGGGGTGGCGGGGCGGGGATCGCTGGTGGGGCGCGGATTGCCGGCGGGGGCTGGCAGGGATCACGGGCGCGGATCGGGGATAGGGCGCGGCAGGGATCGCGGGGCGCGACAGGGATCGCGGGTGGGGCATGGGACGCGGGCGGGGTGTGGGACGCGGACGGGGGTGGGGCGGCCCGGAGGTTGGGCGGCGTGGAACGCGGGTGGGGCGAGGGGTGCGGACGAGGGGAGGGCGGCCCGGAGGTTGGCTGCCCGGAACCGGGGTGGGGCGAGGGGCGCGGGTCGTGGCGAAGGGCAGGGCGGATCGCGGTCGTGTGGGGCGCGGATCGTGGGCGTGGTGCGGCGGGAATCGCGGGTGGATCGCGGGCGCGGTGGGGCGAGGGGCAGGGCGGATCGCGGTCGGGTGGGGCGGGGATCGCGGGTGGGG encodes:
- a CDS encoding nSTAND1 domain-containing NTPase — protein: MPRGERPLDVGDTPLLKFAADLRSLRDRAGGHSYRQLGAKAHYSATTLSDAAGGRKLPSLAVTLAYVRACEGDVAAWEDRWHEVAAAVAPEAPPPVEQHPPYAGLAAFQPRDSEWFFGRDQLLEDLLARVGSARFTAVFGASGAGKSSLLQAGLVARFAGTTLLTTPSAADLALPETPADLVIIDQFEEVFTLCSDHSRRAAFIAELLDAPQPVVISVRADFYGHCAQHPDLVAALEDNQLLIGPMGTEELRQAIMQPAVKASCTVETALVSRLVADATGQPGVLPLLSHALLETWRRRRGATLTLAGYEAAGGVQYAIAQTAERTYTSLERQQRELARQVFLRLTALGDGTEDTKRSLPRAELDDDVDVDVVLDRLAHARLLTLDRDRVEIAHEALIRSWPRLRGWLAEDREGLRTLRQLTEAAATWVSLHRDPDALYRGTRLDTALEWTRRPRARTSAREREFLAASSQARDRERRLAHRQTRRLRQLVALLAVLLLLAGGAMVQTIRAQETATEQRNIALARFAANESLGKRESDPLIADQLVIAAYRLSGTDDLRDAVLGAHAGKSGSTVSRSVRTSPALSPDGRPLPSARVGEPVDDRLYPRIGTLTTPVDAVTSFAVTSAAQAFATTLESPGARLWDATDAREPVPAHTFDGQVTQLSYAPSGKLLALVREAMAVELWDAADPAAPRLIGVLPDHPRWVTALAFSQDSRVLATTDNQSRVRLWDVGDPTAPRQTAQLSDGEDVSVVALAPDHRTVALGGVSGVVRLWDVSAAGGPRRIAELDGHRQPVRALGFRHDGAALATVGRDDTVRLWDLADASRPRAAGRISGSSEGVYGVSFGETWGEVVTARADGTFRHWEFDLDHVVAQLCASVREPISREEWSRYFGSLEHRPPCG